The window TAAAATCATCGATCTAAAAGCATTGCGATTCTGACTAAGCAGATAACTGTCCACCTGTTACGTCGTATAGTGCGCCAGTGACAAAACTACTGTCAGAAGACGCTAGAAAGACAAAAGCGGGGGCTAATTCTTCTGGTTGAGCTGCTCGCTTGATAATGCCATCGGTGTCGTATTGACCGACCTTTTCAATAGGCATAGTTGCGGGAATATTAGGTGTCCAGACGGGGCCAGGTACGACGGAATTGACGCGAATACCGCGATCGCCTAAATTTAAAGCCAAAGACTTAGTAAAGGTATGTACTGCACCTTTGGAAGTAGAGTAGTCCACCAGCATTCCCTTGCCCATTTTACCGACCACGCTACCAGTATTAATAATCACATCCCCTTCGCTTAAATGAGATATCGCTGCTTTGACCATGTAGAAATAACCAAAAACGTTAGTTTCCATCGTGCGTCGAAACTGTTCTAAGGAGATATCTTCAAACTTCTTCTGTACCATCTGGTATGCTGCGTTGTTCACCAGAATGTTTAGCTTGCCAAAGCGATCGACTACTTGTTTAATTGCAGCTTCACAACTTTCATAGTCGCGAACATCACCTTTAATCGTCAAGCAGTCTTTGTTGCCGATGTCCTTAACCATCTTTTTAGTATCTTCGGCATCAGTATCATTGGCGTGATATAAAATAGCTACTTCTGCTCCTTCCATGGCATAGGCGATCGCCACTGCTCGACCAATCCCAGAATCACCACCAGTGATTAACGCCACTTTGCCCGTCAATTTATTGGCAGGGTTATAGTTAGACAAATCACTATCAGGCTGGGGAATCACATCCCTTTGAGAAGCAGGATAATCTAATTTCTGTTCGGGAATTTCATCGGGAGTTGGGCGACGTTCTTCGGTCTGCATGATAGTCTCTTATGTTTAAATTAATTGCAACCTATAACAATTAAGACTAAAGAAAAAATTGCTTAAAGGAATGAACCAAAAGAAATATTTCTGACTTAGATTGCGGTTAATAGTTATTCCTTTAGAGGGATTAATTAGTAGCCAAAACTTGCCTTAATATAAAGATTAACGGTAGTTTAATTAGGTCAAATTTATGTCTGAAAACAAAGCAGAAAAAGTAATCTCAGATGTTAAGGAAACAATTACTAAACCAATTCCTACTCCTCCGCCAGCTACTCCTAAAGCCAGCGCTCAAGCATTAAAGGAACGTTTACAGTGGGGTGAACCTGGTTTAACCATTATCGATGCGCGCGATCGCGAATCTTACCTGGAAGAAAGAATTACAGGTGCAATGTTGATGGAAACTGTGGAAAACTTATCAAAAGACCGCGAGATCTACGTCTACAGCAGCAACGATCAAGAAGCTGAAACAGTAGCTAATAAAATACGCCAAGAAGGTTTTGAAAGTGTGTCACAACTTCAAGGCGGTTTAGCTGGTTGGAAAGCAATTCAAGGGCCAACAGAAGGAAGATCAGTATAAGCATTCAAGATCGAGTGGGTTGCACTGTGGCAAGGCGAGCAAATTTGACATTTTAAGGCTAAAAACGGGAAACTATAACTTCTTAATGGTTGTTGGCAATAGGTTACAGTTTCCTGCAAATTTTAATAACTTTAATTTTCTGTTTACTTTACTCTAATTCCTGTCGGCGTCGATCTGCGTCGCGATCGCTACTGTCTTCATCGTCTGAATCGTCTGTGTCTGAATCTGGGACATTGTTGTTATTTTCGTCTCTTGCCTCATCGGCTTGCTGGCGATAATCCGATTTCTGTTCATTATCCGAATATTCCCCTGGATCAGATTCGTCTCCTTGATGTTCTACTTCTAATTCTTGTCGGCGCCGATCTGCGTCGCGATCGCCATTATCCGACTCTGAATCTGAATCATTGTCCTCATTGTCGTCTCTTGCTTCATCAGCTTGTCGGCGATAATCCGATTCCTGCTCATTTCCCGAGTCATATTGTCCGTCTTCTCTTTCTAATTCTCGTCGGCGTTCATCTGCATCGCGATCGCGATCTGTCTCTGGATCGGGAATGATTATATTAAATCTCTCCCTAAGTTTTTCCAGTTCACGATTATAATCCGATTCCGACTCGCGATCTGCTAGATACATCTTGTCCAGCCAGATATTTGATTGAACCAGAGTAGATTGTGCGGTATTTATAGAGTCTAGATCGATTGATTTTAAGCTTAGACAGGCATTGGTTGATAGGAATAAAGAACCAGCACAAATTACTTCGATCATAAAATTACCTATGTGAAATTATCTATGTGAATAATCAAAAAACAGACATTATTACAAATGCCTGTCCAGTTAAATTTTTTAGTTTTGAATGATGTACGATATCTTACTTAAAATTTAGACAATATCAATATCTTCGCTAGGAACAAATTCGACATCTCCCTCAATAACAGCAAAAGCTTGGTCGTCAAAGAGAACTTCTCTAGAACTAGAATCAAAAGTAAAGCGAGCGATTTCGTCTGTATCAATATCAAAGCCGTCAGCATCGATTTGTATTTGGTCTCCATCGTCGAATGAGAATCCTTCAATGGTGTCTAATCCCACATTAGTAATATTAGAAAAGACAAAAGTGTCTGCACCTGACCCACCATTGAGAATATCATCCCCTAACTCCCCTTCTAAAATGTCGTCGTCTTGATTGCCAGATAAAGTATCTCTACCTGAAGCTCCCAGCAAGGTATCATCACCAGATTCACCAAATAGCTCGTCGTCATCTTCTCCACCATCGACAACATCATTGTTACTACCAGCAAACAGAATATCGTCACCTGCGTCACCATATACGCGATCGTCTCCTGTTCCTCCGTCTAGAGTGTCGTTTCCGCCATCAGGCCCGCCTCCTAGAAGATCATCACCAGATTCACCAAATAAACGATCGTCTCCTGTTCCTCCATCTAAGGAATCATCACCATCAACACCATAAAGCAGATCGTTTGCTGAATCTCCATAAAGTTTGTCGTCCCCCTCGCCTCCTGTTAAAGTATCAAAATCATCGCCACCCAAAAGCAGATCGTCTCCCGAATCTCCTCCCACAAAATCTCGATCGTCTTCACCACTTACGGTATCGTTCCCTTCAGAACCATAAAGAGTGTCATCCCCTAGATAACCAATAACGACATCGTTCCCTGCTAAACCGTTGATCACGTCGTTTTCTGAGCTTAAGTCAAATAAATCTCGTAAATCTTCGCTTTCTGGAGTTCCTGTCAAATTAGCCATAATAATTATTTTTTCTGTCGTGATGTAAAAAACTAGATTGATGCTAGATGTAAATTCAGACTAGCTTGGTATATTTTTAAATTTAAATGATGAAAATGAAAAAGTGGATAAAGTAAGCAAATATAATTAGCTTGTCAACTAACAATTTTTGACTTTACAAAAGTTGTTTATAGACTGAAAAATCAGTGAAATGTTTCCTGGAAACAAAAATATTTATTTAAAGTTATCTTAGTAGTTAAATAGTGTTATAATTAAAGAATATAAAGAGGAATATTTTTATGAATACAGGTGAAGAAAAGTTTGCTCAAACCGAACCTTTTAGCGAAACAAATGATACTGATGAAATTAATCAAGCAGTAGATTTAGACATGAATAATGTCGATGAACTTGGAAAACAAGCAGGATTAGAGATGAATGATAATGAAGAATTAGGTCTCAAGGCTAAACTAGAACAACGAGATGATAGTCGTTTGGATTGAGATTTTACTCCATAGATTTAAGCAAAAGTAATTAAACCATGAAAGCAGAAGATCACAGCCGTCCAGTAAGTAAAACTCATCTAGAAATAGTAGATACTTTTCAAGATGCGGGAACCAGACCAATTGAAGAAAGCCCAGACTATCTAATTCCTGCCAAAGGGGAAATTAATTTGAGTCAGACACCTAACTCTAGTAAATCTAAAACTAATTAACCAGCGATCGCTTATAAAAATCGCTAACTTTCGGGACTAAAAAAATAAGTCAAAAGATAGAAGATAACTGAATTGATTGTTGCTAGATTATCTTTGAAGTGATTAAAATAAAATTATGAACATTAAAAAAGACATACAAAACGCAGCGGAAGGATTGAAGCAGAAAGCAGAAGCAAGAAGCGTCAATATTGAAGGCACAGTTAGAGAAAATTTAGGCGAATATTCTGACGACCAAGAAGCGGTTGAAAATGGTCAAGAAATGCAAGCCCAAGCAGATGACTTGAGAAAAGAAGCAGACAATAAATAACCAATAAAAAACTAAAAATCAATAACAAATAATAAATATACTAGATCGACTTGAGTTATTTTAAAGCTGCTTAAGTCGATATTTTTTTGGTGAGAAAAATTTCCTAAAAACTTATGATCTATCTTTGGCTAGATTTGATGATTAAAGCGATCGCCATATATTAGATAATAATTTATAGTTTAGTCTTGCTGCATTTTATGTCTAAATCCCCCAAACTTACCCAGGAAGAAATTAGACTACAGCAGGATCGAGAAAAAACAGCATACTGGCGCAGATGGGGTTGTTATCTAAGCGATCGCCAGTGGGGAACAGTACGAGAAGACTATAGTGCGGATGGTTCAGCCTGGGATGATTTTACCTTTGAACAGTCCCATTATCGAGCATATCGTTGGGGAGAAGACGGCATTGCAGGTATGTCTGATAACCATCAGCGGTTATGTTTTTCTTTAGCAATTTGGAATGGTAACGATCCTTTTTTAAAAGAAAGATTATATGGCTTAACCAATAGTCAGGGAAATCATGGGGAAGACGTTAAAGAGTATTATTTTCATTTAGATAATACGCCAACTCATTCTTATATGAAGTTTCTTTATAAGTATCCCCAAAAGGCTTTTCCCTATTGGCAGTTGGAACAGGAGAATAAAAAGCGGGGTTTAAAGAATAGAGAGTTTGAATTGCTGGAAACTGGCATCTTTGATGAAGATAAGTATTTTGATATTACGGTAGAATATGCCAAGCAAAGCGATGAAGATATTTTAATCAACATTCAGGTAACAAATCGCGCTGAGGAAAACGCAGCAATACATTTACTGCCTACTCTCTGGTTTCGCAATATTTGGTCATGGGGTTATGAGGTAGATCAGCCCAAATTAAAGATCTACGAACAATCGACAGAATACAGCGTTATTGAGGCGCAGCACCCCGACTTGGGTAGAAGATGGTTGTATTGCGCTAATGTGGAGGCAAACAGCTGTTCGCCCCTACTGTTTACCGAAAACGATACTAATTATCAACGTTTATCCTCTGACACAAAAAATAAATCTCCTTATGTTAAAGACGCTTTTCATAAATATGTCGTGGAAGGAAAACAGGATGCGGTAAACCCAAATCAGATTGGTACAAAATTTGCAGCCTATTACAATTTAGAATTAAAAGCAGGGGAAACCAGAAGTATCCAACTAAGACTCTGCGATCGGCCAGATCTTAAGACTCCCTTTGGACAAACATTTAACGATACATTCCAAGTACGTCAACAAGAAGCCGATGAGTTTTATCAACGAGTTTCGCCCGATCCAAAAAGTCCAGAACTGCAAAATATTGAACGTCAAGCATTTGCAGGGATGCTATGGAATAAGCAATATTATCACTACATAGTTGATACCTGGCTGGAAGGAGATCCTGCTCAACCTAAGCCACCAGAGTCGCGTCAAAAAGGAACCAACAGTAACTGGATACATCTGCATACTGATGACGTAATCTCGATGCCTGATAAATGGGAATATCCTTATTTTGCAGCC is drawn from Pleurocapsa minor HA4230-MV1 and contains these coding sequences:
- a CDS encoding rhodanese-like domain-containing protein, which encodes MSENKAEKVISDVKETITKPIPTPPPATPKASAQALKERLQWGEPGLTIIDARDRESYLEERITGAMLMETVENLSKDREIYVYSSNDQEAETVANKIRQEGFESVSQLQGGLAGWKAIQGPTEGRSV
- a CDS encoding SDR family oxidoreductase, which produces MQTEERRPTPDEIPEQKLDYPASQRDVIPQPDSDLSNYNPANKLTGKVALITGGDSGIGRAVAIAYAMEGAEVAILYHANDTDAEDTKKMVKDIGNKDCLTIKGDVRDYESCEAAIKQVVDRFGKLNILVNNAAYQMVQKKFEDISLEQFRRTMETNVFGYFYMVKAAISHLSEGDVIINTGSVVGKMGKGMLVDYSTSKGAVHTFTKSLALNLGDRGIRVNSVVPGPVWTPNIPATMPIEKVGQYDTDGIIKRAAQPEELAPAFVFLASSDSSFVTGALYDVTGGQLSA